The Faecalibacterium prausnitzii genome includes a window with the following:
- a CDS encoding CHC2 zinc finger domain-containing protein: MSLYQKIKSAITVRQVGEMYGMEPDRHGMVCCPFHSDSDPSMKLNDTYYYCFGCGANGDAIDLTAKLFDLNPRQAAEKLIHDFGLDPDKPPANAIALLPPKRGLTDEQWADIAYCLRVLTDYLDLLHDWRERYKPATPEEPHDPRFEEALHATETIEHLTDCVAFGTPQQKADAAARLLSGSFLLMLEERTDRLSLAKCA, from the coding sequence TTGAGTTTATATCAAAAGATCAAGTCCGCCATCACCGTTCGGCAGGTGGGAGAGATGTACGGCATGGAGCCCGACCGCCATGGCATGGTGTGCTGTCCGTTCCATTCTGACAGCGACCCCAGCATGAAGCTGAACGACACCTATTATTACTGTTTTGGCTGTGGGGCCAACGGAGATGCCATCGACCTCACCGCCAAACTGTTCGACCTGAACCCCCGGCAAGCCGCCGAGAAGCTGATACACGACTTCGGGCTTGACCCGGACAAGCCGCCCGCCAATGCCATCGCCCTGCTGCCGCCCAAGCGTGGCCTGACAGATGAGCAGTGGGCAGACATCGCCTACTGCCTGCGGGTACTGACCGATTATCTTGACCTGCTGCATGACTGGCGAGAGCGTTATAAGCCTGCCACCCCGGAGGAGCCGCATGACCCACGGTTTGAAGAAGCCCTCCACGCGACCGAGACCATCGAGCACTTGACGGACTGCGTTGCATTCGGAACGCCCCAGCAGAAGGCCGATGCCGCTGCACGGCTGCTGTCCGGGTCATTCCTGCTGATGCTGGAGGAGCGCACCGACCGCCTTTCTCTGGCAAAGTGCGCCTGA
- a CDS encoding phage/plasmid primase, P4 family, which translates to MKKNISRNPLWPDWYNGKKIDEVQFGRTFLEQWPLKCVNGTLYTLDGPVEDESEIKQRILENIEEYVTSGLSKKVTNILETIKLLAFSDPFPIEQDCIHLQNGVYHLPDGSFQESRLFCQNRLPVRYDPKAASPDRWLTFLHELLDDADIPTLQEYLGYCLIPSTKGQKMMLIVGKGGEGKSRIGLVLKRLMGDAASNGSVQKVENNRFARADLERRLLMIDDDMDMNALPKTNYIKTIVTAEAKLDLERKGVQSYQRDIYARFLCFGNGALTSLYDHSDGFFRRQLILTTKDKPTDRTDDPFLVEKMCAELEGILLWCLEGLHRLVQNDFRFTVSERAAANVDTIKRSSNNVIDFMESEGYFRFKADYSISSKEFYDIYKQWCEDNACHSVSAIRFSAELRQNDRRYNLEATNNIYLPGGRRVRGFVGIEPLVHPCP; encoded by the coding sequence ATGAAGAAAAACATTTCCCGCAACCCCTTATGGCCGGACTGGTACAACGGAAAGAAGATCGATGAAGTCCAGTTTGGCCGTACCTTTCTGGAACAGTGGCCGCTGAAATGCGTCAACGGTACGCTGTACACGCTGGACGGTCCGGTGGAGGACGAGAGCGAGATCAAGCAGCGCATCTTGGAGAACATCGAGGAATATGTCACCTCCGGCCTGTCCAAAAAGGTCACCAACATTCTGGAGACTATCAAGCTGCTGGCTTTTTCCGACCCGTTCCCCATCGAACAGGACTGCATCCACCTCCAGAACGGCGTGTACCATCTGCCGGACGGCTCTTTTCAGGAGAGCCGCCTGTTCTGCCAGAACCGCCTGCCTGTGAGATATGACCCCAAAGCCGCCAGCCCTGACCGCTGGCTGACCTTTCTGCACGAGCTGCTGGACGATGCCGACATCCCCACCTTGCAGGAATATCTGGGCTACTGCCTTATTCCCAGCACCAAAGGGCAGAAGATGATGCTCATTGTCGGCAAGGGCGGCGAGGGCAAGTCCCGCATCGGGCTGGTGCTCAAGCGACTCATGGGAGATGCCGCCAGCAATGGCAGCGTCCAGAAAGTCGAGAACAACCGTTTTGCCCGCGCCGATCTGGAACGCCGCCTGCTGATGATTGACGATGACATGGACATGAACGCCCTGCCCAAGACGAATTATATTAAGACCATCGTGACCGCCGAGGCCAAGCTGGACTTGGAGCGCAAAGGTGTCCAGAGCTACCAGCGGGACATCTACGCCCGGTTCCTCTGCTTCGGCAACGGTGCGCTGACCTCGCTGTACGACCATTCGGACGGTTTCTTTCGCCGCCAGCTCATCCTGACCACCAAGGACAAGCCCACCGACCGCACGGATGACCCCTTCCTTGTGGAGAAGATGTGCGCCGAGTTGGAAGGCATCCTGCTGTGGTGTCTGGAAGGGCTGCACCGGCTGGTGCAGAACGATTTCCGCTTCACGGTCAGCGAACGAGCCGCTGCCAACGTGGACACCATCAAGCGCAGCAGCAACAATGTCATCGACTTCATGGAGTCCGAGGGCTACTTCCGTTTCAAGGCGGACTACTCCATCAGTTCCAAGGAGTTCTACGACATTTATAAGCAGTGGTGCGAGGACAACGCCTGCCACAGCGTATCGGCGATCCGTTTCAGCGCCGAACTGCGCCAGAACGACCGCCGCTACAACCTTGAAGCCACCAACAACATCTATCTGCCCGGTGGCCGCAGAGTGCGGGGCTTTGTGGGCATCGAACCGCTTGTCCACCCCTGCCCGTAA
- a CDS encoding helix-turn-helix domain-containing protein produces MDFDRNSMTVPVQSSDYTNKFLQKDSNLTTMEVVTQTNAVKSPTDSPATTKLVYTVEEIARMLAISLRSAYNLCNSTTEFRVLRAGGSIRIPKDSFDAWLHRAA; encoded by the coding sequence ATGGATTTTGACCGTAATTCTATGACCGTCCCTGTGCAATCTTCCGATTATACGAATAAGTTCTTGCAAAAGGACTCGAATCTCACTACAATGGAGGTGGTCACTCAAACCAATGCCGTCAAGTCTCCGACTGACAGCCCAGCAACCACGAAGCTGGTGTACACGGTGGAAGAGATCGCACGAATGCTGGCCATCAGCCTGCGCTCTGCCTACAACCTGTGCAACAGCACCACCGAGTTCCGTGTCCTGCGGGCAGGCGGAAGCATCCGCATCCCGAAAGACAGCTTCGATGCGTGGCTCCACCGGGCAGCTTGA
- a CDS encoding plasmid recombination protein, translated as MARNDGVDRTSVRNLAVSDKAVGNTQQHNEREKDSYRNPDIIPQRTAWNVHFKKPTASYTDLFAQLEAAGTISTRGLKPDAIHYCELVFDVNSAYFDNHGGYEFAKQFYEDAYKAAVQIVGGEQYILSAVMHADEINRAMTEALGREVYHYHLHVVYVPVVEKQILWSKRCKDKALVGKVKETVMQVSRSKKWASKPLLDDAGKPALQKNGKPVLKKSYSVLQDDFFNYMRNAGYTDVERGERGSTEEHLTVTQFKVQREQERLDTLTTQTDQQAQSLAKTSQTLSQKEKELAFIQKKTTLTKEALIHARDLDYIGKRTFLGNYSLTEEEFSKLKKQADHGYMMDVENRRLKEELSTAKKEAAHWGQKYHELWYEVKPYLDALHRAPELVRSFLEKILAPKQERTMNVPQRNRKRGQDVEL; from the coding sequence TTGGCAAGAAACGATGGCGTTGACCGCACCAGTGTCCGGAATCTCGCCGTTTCGGACAAGGCCGTTGGCAACACCCAGCAGCACAATGAGCGTGAAAAGGACAGCTATCGGAACCCCGACATTATCCCCCAGCGCACTGCATGGAACGTCCACTTCAAAAAGCCAACTGCCAGCTACACCGACCTATTCGCCCAACTGGAAGCCGCCGGAACCATCTCCACGCGCGGCTTGAAGCCGGATGCTATCCACTACTGTGAACTTGTCTTTGATGTCAACTCTGCCTACTTTGACAATCACGGCGGCTATGAGTTCGCCAAGCAGTTCTATGAGGATGCCTACAAAGCAGCCGTTCAAATCGTGGGCGGTGAGCAGTATATTCTCTCGGCTGTCATGCACGCCGATGAAATCAACCGCGCCATGACCGAAGCATTAGGCCGGGAGGTCTACCACTACCATCTTCATGTGGTCTATGTGCCTGTGGTGGAAAAGCAGATCCTGTGGTCGAAACGCTGCAAGGACAAGGCTCTGGTCGGCAAAGTCAAGGAGACCGTCATGCAGGTCAGCCGGAGCAAGAAGTGGGCATCCAAGCCCCTGCTGGACGATGCCGGAAAGCCTGCGCTGCAAAAGAACGGCAAGCCAGTCCTGAAGAAGTCGTACAGTGTCCTGCAAGACGATTTCTTCAACTATATGCGCAACGCCGGGTACACGGATGTAGAGCGCGGTGAACGCGGCAGCACTGAAGAACACCTGACCGTCACCCAGTTCAAAGTCCAGCGGGAGCAGGAACGGCTGGACACCCTGACCACCCAAACCGACCAGCAGGCACAATCGCTTGCTAAAACCAGTCAGACCCTCTCCCAAAAGGAGAAAGAACTTGCCTTCATTCAGAAAAAGACCACGCTCACGAAAGAAGCCCTCATTCATGCGCGTGATCTGGATTATATCGGCAAGCGCACCTTTCTCGGCAACTACTCGCTGACCGAAGAAGAATTCTCCAAGCTGAAAAAACAGGCCGACCACGGCTATATGATGGATGTGGAGAACCGCCGCTTGAAAGAAGAACTTTCCACCGCCAAGAAGGAAGCTGCTCATTGGGGTCAAAAGTATCATGAACTCTGGTATGAAGTGAAGCCCTATCTGGACGCGCTCCACCGTGCGCCTGAACTGGTGCGCAGCTTTTTGGAAAAGATTCTTGCCCCCAAGCAGGAGCGCACCATGAATGTGCCACAGCGAAACCGCAAGCGTGGGCAGGATGTAGAACTTTAA